The Streptomyces sp. DH-12 genome has a window encoding:
- a CDS encoding trypsin-like serine protease, translating into MSGSGRHRRRIAVVAAGAAAAVGAALLTAPAAQAAPVLPQPTVAPAMESPSQAELTRRVVGAMAADEAARAKDKAPLSSTTKSDSGIDAKIIGGTTTTIASAPWMAQLHYYDEANDFGFFCGGVVVAPTKILTAAHCVKGYDWYSNGAVVTGTAQLPSAGGDLHGGTATGVWRQWHHPAYKDATIDNDIAVLTLPVPVKATPIRMTTAGDTASYAAGTKARVYGWGRTTSTNDEVSDVLKTATLPIQSDATCAGAWGSDYVRGHMVCAGTPATGSDAGTTTACNGDSGGPLVVGNRIVGVVSWGVEDCVAKGAYGVFTKVTTYVGATYPRIDDTDINGDHRADLWARKKSTGVGYSRNSLSSRFAAQEEWGDWRGVNTVLQTDLDRDGYQDLVYRATDGTVYWAHYVISSGTWATKRLSTGWKSVRQIVTPGDVTGDYVPDLLMVDSAGVLWTYPGKGNGTFSARLKTGTGWGGFDVLRGHGDFTGDGRTDLVARVRSTGDLYLYKGTGKAGSGSFTGRTKLATWKSTTYNALVTVGDVSGDGRADLLARTPSGTLYAYRGTGRSTAPFFSARVSMGTGYQQYDVLG; encoded by the coding sequence ATGTCCGGATCCGGCCGCCACAGACGCCGGATCGCCGTCGTCGCGGCCGGTGCCGCCGCGGCGGTCGGCGCGGCGCTGCTGACGGCGCCGGCCGCCCAGGCCGCGCCCGTGCTGCCGCAGCCGACGGTCGCTCCGGCGATGGAGTCGCCGTCCCAGGCCGAGCTGACCCGCCGCGTCGTGGGAGCCATGGCGGCGGACGAAGCCGCGCGGGCGAAGGACAAGGCGCCGCTCAGCTCCACCACGAAGAGCGACTCCGGCATCGACGCGAAGATCATCGGTGGCACCACCACCACGATCGCCTCCGCGCCCTGGATGGCGCAGCTGCACTACTACGACGAGGCCAACGACTTCGGCTTCTTCTGCGGCGGCGTCGTCGTCGCGCCGACGAAGATCCTCACCGCCGCGCACTGCGTCAAGGGCTACGACTGGTACTCCAACGGCGCCGTCGTCACGGGCACCGCCCAGCTGCCCTCCGCCGGCGGCGACCTGCACGGCGGCACCGCCACCGGTGTCTGGCGGCAGTGGCACCACCCGGCGTACAAGGACGCCACCATCGACAACGACATCGCGGTGCTCACGCTGCCGGTGCCGGTGAAGGCCACCCCGATCCGCATGACGACGGCGGGCGACACCGCCTCGTACGCGGCCGGGACCAAGGCCCGGGTCTACGGCTGGGGGCGCACCACCTCCACCAACGACGAGGTCTCCGACGTCCTGAAGACGGCCACGCTGCCCATCCAGTCCGACGCCACCTGCGCCGGAGCCTGGGGCAGCGACTACGTCCGCGGGCACATGGTCTGCGCGGGCACGCCCGCCACCGGCAGCGACGCCGGCACCACCACCGCCTGCAACGGCGACTCCGGCGGCCCGCTCGTGGTCGGCAACCGGATCGTGGGCGTCGTCTCCTGGGGCGTCGAGGACTGCGTGGCGAAGGGCGCCTACGGCGTCTTCACCAAGGTGACCACCTACGTCGGCGCCACCTACCCGCGCATCGACGACACCGACATCAACGGCGACCACCGCGCCGACCTGTGGGCCCGCAAGAAGTCCACGGGCGTCGGCTACTCCCGGAACTCGCTGAGCTCCCGGTTCGCCGCCCAGGAGGAGTGGGGGGACTGGAGGGGCGTCAACACCGTCCTGCAGACCGACCTCGACCGCGACGGCTACCAGGACCTGGTCTACCGCGCCACCGACGGCACCGTGTACTGGGCGCACTACGTGATCTCCAGCGGCACCTGGGCCACCAAGCGGCTCAGCACCGGCTGGAAGTCCGTCCGGCAGATCGTCACCCCCGGTGACGTGACCGGCGACTACGTGCCCGACCTGCTGATGGTGGACTCCGCGGGCGTGCTGTGGACCTACCCGGGCAAGGGCAACGGCACCTTCTCGGCGCGTCTGAAGACCGGCACGGGCTGGGGCGGGTTCGACGTCCTGCGCGGCCACGGCGACTTCACCGGCGACGGCCGGACCGACCTGGTGGCCCGCGTCCGCAGCACCGGCGACCTGTACCTGTACAAGGGCACGGGCAAGGCCGGCTCCGGCTCCTTCACGGGCCGGACCAAGCTGGCCACGTGGAAGAGCACCACGTACAACGCCCTCGTCACGGTCGGCGACGTCAGCGGCGACGGCAGGGCGGACCTGCTGGCCCGCACCCCGAGCGGCACGCTGTACGCCTACCGGGGCACCGGACGGAGCACCGCGCCGTTCTTCTCGGCGCGGGTCTCCATGGGCACCGGCTACCAGCAGTACGACGTGCTGGGCTGA
- the prfA gene encoding peptide chain release factor 1 yields MFEAVEELVAEHADLEKKLADPSVHADQANARKLNKRYAELTPIVATYRSWKQHGDDIETARELGADDPDFAAEVKDLEQRREQLTEKLRLLLVPRDPSDDKDVILEIKAGAGGDESALFAGDLLRMYLRYAERVGWKTEIIDATESELGGYKDVQVAVKSRGQTEPGQGVWARLKYEGGVHRVQRVPATESQGRIHTSAAGVLVTPEAEEVDVEINPNDLRIDVYRSSGPGGQSVNTTDSAVRITHLPTGVVASCQNEKSQLQNKEQALRILRSRLLAMAQEEAEREAADARRSQVRTVDRSEKIRTYNFPENRISDHRVGFKAYNLDQVLDGDLDAVIQACVDADSAAKLAAA; encoded by the coding sequence ATGTTCGAGGCCGTCGAGGAACTCGTCGCCGAGCACGCCGACCTGGAGAAGAAGCTCGCCGACCCGTCGGTCCACGCCGATCAGGCGAACGCGCGCAAGCTGAACAAGCGCTACGCCGAGCTCACCCCGATCGTCGCCACGTACCGCTCCTGGAAGCAGCACGGCGACGACATCGAGACCGCGCGTGAACTGGGCGCCGACGACCCGGACTTCGCCGCCGAGGTCAAGGACCTCGAGCAGCGGCGCGAGCAGCTCACCGAGAAGCTGCGGCTGCTGCTCGTCCCGCGCGACCCCAGCGACGACAAGGACGTCATCCTCGAGATCAAGGCGGGCGCGGGCGGCGACGAGTCCGCCCTGTTCGCCGGCGACCTGCTGCGCATGTACCTGCGCTACGCCGAGCGCGTCGGCTGGAAGACCGAGATCATCGACGCCACCGAGTCCGAGCTGGGCGGCTACAAGGACGTCCAGGTCGCGGTGAAGTCCCGCGGGCAGACCGAACCCGGCCAGGGCGTGTGGGCCCGGCTGAAGTACGAGGGCGGGGTGCACCGCGTGCAGCGGGTGCCCGCCACCGAGTCGCAGGGCCGCATCCACACCTCGGCCGCGGGCGTCCTGGTGACCCCCGAGGCGGAGGAGGTCGACGTCGAGATCAACCCGAACGACCTGCGCATCGACGTCTACCGCTCGTCCGGCCCCGGCGGGCAGTCGGTGAACACCACGGACTCCGCCGTGCGCATCACGCACCTCCCGACCGGCGTCGTCGCCTCCTGCCAGAACGAGAAGAGCCAGCTGCAGAACAAGGAGCAGGCCCTGCGTATCCTGCGCTCCAGGCTCCTCGCCATGGCGCAGGAGGAGGCGGAGCGCGAGGCCGCCGACGCCCGCCGCAGCCAGGTCCGCACCGTCGACCGCTCCGAGAAGATCCGCACGTACAACTTCCCGGAGAACCGCATCTCGGACCACCGCGTCGGCTTCAAGGCGTACAACCTGGACCAGGTCCTGGACGGCGACCTCGACGCGGTGATCCAGGCCTGCGTCGACGCGGACTCGGCCGCCAAGCTCGCCGCCGCGTAA
- the rpmE gene encoding 50S ribosomal protein L31, with translation MKRDIHPEYVETQVSCTCGASFTTRSTISSGNIRAEVCSECHPFYTGKQKILDTGGRVARFEARFGKAAGSKK, from the coding sequence TTGAAGCGCGACATCCACCCCGAGTACGTCGAGACGCAGGTCAGCTGCACCTGCGGCGCGTCGTTCACCACCCGCAGCACGATCTCCAGCGGCAACATCCGCGCCGAGGTCTGCTCCGAGTGCCACCCGTTCTACACGGGCAAGCAGAAGATCCTCGACACCGGTGGCCGTGTGGCCCGCTTCGAGGCCCGCTTCGGCAAGGCCGCCGGCTCCAAGAAGTAG